The Rhizobium rhododendri nucleotide sequence TATCGCGCAGCTTGGCGATCAGTTCGTCGAATTGGGCAGCGCCGATAGGGTCGAGGCCGGAGGTCGGCTCGTCGAGGAACACCAGATCCGGATCGAGCGCCAGCGCCCGTGCCAGCGCCGCGCGCTTGATCATGCCGCCCGATAGTTCCGATGGATATTTGTCGGCGGCATCCGAGGCGAGACCGGCGAGCCGGATCTTCATATGCGCAAGTTCGTCCATCATCGAAACCGGCAGGTCGAGATATTCGCGCATTGGCACCTGGATGTTTTCCTTCACCGTCAGTGAGGAAAACAGCGCACCTTGCTGGAAAAGCACGCCGAGACGCATGTCGAGCTTGTTGCGGTTCGATTCGTCGAGCGAATCGTAGTCTGTACCGAGAATTTTTATCGTCCCGGCGCTGCGCGGCAGAAGCCGCAGCACGGTGCGCATA carries:
- a CDS encoding ABC transporter ATP-binding protein, which translates into the protein MERAADGRDVVLSARGVTVNFGPKIVLDKLDLDIYRGEILGFVGPSGAGKSVLMRTVLRLLPRSAGTIKILGTDYDSLDESNRNKLDMRLGVLFQQGALFSSLTVKENIQVPMREYLDLPVSMMDELAHMKIRLAGLASDAADKYPSELSGGMIKRAALARALALDPDLVFLDEPTSGLDPIGAAQFDELIAKLRDTLGLTVYMVTHDLDSLFSVCDRIAVLGQKRVLIEGTVDDMLACDEPWVKSYFRGKRARTVVRHEETAEPGNQSREKN